Proteins found in one Miscanthus floridulus cultivar M001 chromosome 4, ASM1932011v1, whole genome shotgun sequence genomic segment:
- the LOC136552942 gene encoding WUSCHEL-related homeobox 11-like has product MEGGLSPERHAAAEPVRSRWTPKPEQILILESIFNSGMVNPPKDETVRIRKLLERFGAVGDANVFYWFQNRRSRSRRRQRQLQAQAAAASGASAGSSSSSGSDPTTGLEPGHAAASSTMGMFAHGAAYGSSASASWPPSPPRSSCAGMMGDLDYGGGDDLFAISRQMGYADGGGSGSASSAAVAHHEQQQLYHSSCQPASMTVFINGVATEVPRGPIDLRSMFGQDVMLMHSTAGLLPVNEYGVLTQSLQMGESYFLVPRG; this is encoded by the exons ATGGAGGGCGGCCTGAGCCCGGAGCGGCACGCGGCGGCGGAGCCGGTGCGGTCGCGGTGGACGCCCAAGCCGGAGCAGATACTCATCCTCGAGTCCATCTTCAACAGCGGCATGGTGAACCCGCCCAAGGACGAGACCGTCCGCATCCGCAAGCTGCTGGAGCGCTTCGGCGCCGTCGGCGACGCCAACGTCTTCTACTGGTTCCAGAACCGCCGCTCGCGCTCGCGCCGGCGCCAGCGCCAGCTGCAGGCCCAGGCGGCGGCCGCGTCGGGGGCATCCGCGGGCTCCTCGTCCTCGTCAGGATCGGACCCCACGACCGGCCTCGAGCCGGGACACGCGGCGGCTTCGTCGACGATGGGGATGTTCGCGCACGGCGCCGCCTACGGCTCGTCCGCGTCCGCGTCGTGGCCACCCTCGCCGCCGCGGTCGTCGTGCGCGGGGATGATGGGCGACCTGGACTACGGCGGTGGAGACGACCTGTTCGCCATCTCGCGGCAGATGGGCTACGCCGACGGTGGTGGCTCCGGCTCGGCGTCCTCGGCGGCCGTCGCCcaccacgagcagcagcagctgtACCACTCGTCGTGCCAGCCAG CGAGCATGACGGTGTTCATCAATGGCGTGGCGACGGAGGTGCCGCGTGGGCCGATCGACCTGCGGTCCATGTTCGGGCAGGACGTGATGCTGATGCACTCCACCGCCGGCCTCCTCCCCGTCAACGAGTACGGCGTCCTCACGCAGAGCCTGCAGATGGGCGAGAGCTACTTCCTG GTCCCGAGGGGCTAA